The following proteins come from a genomic window of Alphaproteobacteria bacterium:
- a CDS encoding adenylate/guanylate cyclase domain-containing protein, with protein MTIKNKLSFSDNIDSVIGWLINPQINLKQSDIFITEFCQKLRDAGLSLDRLYLPIPTLHPQLLSIGFLWKLGLPIAERQEREHGIELTSMYLESPIRLIFETDIPHLRRRLTDLKQPYEFPIFEELIKDGLTDYLILPIFFRNYPRKGCIVFATKNPEGFSDSDINALKNVISVFSLILQIMAEQTITSTLLDTYLGHDAGQKVLSGLIKRGAGVSITAALWYCDLRGFTELSEKLPKDSLIELLNEYFACMGKSIYKFGGEILKFIGDAALAIFPILDDFDRDRACLTALDAAQEALQNLTLLNQERITKGLFALRAGLALHVGSVTYGNIGTPNRLDFTVIGPAVNIVSRMAGLCSPLGKTLIASEQFASPCGLKMISLGKHKLRGIEEEKELFSLN; from the coding sequence ATGACAATAAAAAACAAATTATCTTTTTCTGATAATATTGATTCTGTTATAGGTTGGTTAATTAATCCCCAAATTAATTTAAAACAAAGCGACATTTTTATAACAGAATTTTGTCAAAAATTACGTGATGCAGGATTATCTTTAGATAGATTATATTTACCCATTCCAACTTTGCATCCTCAATTATTATCTATTGGTTTTCTATGGAAATTAGGATTGCCCATTGCTGAAAGACAAGAGAGAGAACATGGAATAGAATTAACATCTATGTATCTTGAAAGCCCTATACGTTTAATTTTTGAAACAGATATCCCCCATTTAAGACGTCGTTTAACAGATTTAAAACAACCTTATGAATTTCCTATTTTTGAAGAGCTTATCAAAGATGGATTAACTGATTATTTAATTTTACCTATCTTTTTTCGAAATTATCCAAGAAAAGGTTGTATAGTTTTTGCAACTAAAAATCCTGAAGGCTTTTCTGATTCAGATATAAATGCTTTAAAAAATGTTATCTCTGTTTTTTCGCTTATTCTACAAATTATGGCCGAACAAACTATTACCTCAACTCTCCTAGATACTTATCTTGGACATGATGCGGGCCAAAAAGTCTTATCCGGTCTTATTAAAAGAGGTGCTGGTGTATCTATTACAGCAGCATTGTGGTATTGTGATTTACGCGGCTTTACAGAATTAAGTGAAAAATTACCAAAAGATTCTTTAATCGAATTACTTAATGAATATTTTGCATGTATGGGAAAATCTATTTATAAATTTGGGGGAGAAATTTTAAAATTTATTGGGGATGCAGCTCTAGCTATATTTCCTATTCTTGATGATTTTGATCGTGATCGGGCATGTTTAACGGCACTGGATGCAGCCCAAGAAGCTTTGCAAAATTTAACTTTATTAAATCAAGAACGAATTACTAAAGGACTATTTGCTCTAAGAGCAGGTCTTGCCCTTCATGTAGGATCTGTTACTTATGGAAATATAGGAACACCTAATCGATTAGATTTTACTGTTATCGGCCCTGCAGTTAATATTGTTTCAAGAATGGCAGGGTTATGTTCTCCACTAGGCAAAACGCTTATTGCATCTGAGCAATTTGCGTCTCCTTGTGGACTTAAAATGATTTCACTTGGCAAGCATAAACTTCGTGGTATTGAAGAAGAAAAAGAACTTTTTAGTTTAAATTAA
- a CDS encoding universal stress protein: protein MDNIQNQPIKPQNRIVLVAVDNSTELDVSLMYAALRAKKTGARLALLHVVEPADFHHWTAISQLMQQENREKGEQVLLRKAEQIEEIHGLMPIFYLREGNPAEEILKVINEENNQISILVLRAARHNKGPGLLITTLSNKLISQLRIPLTIVPANLSKTDIERIT, encoded by the coding sequence ATGGATAATATACAAAATCAACCAATAAAACCACAAAATCGTATTGTATTGGTTGCCGTTGATAATAGTACAGAACTAGATGTTTCTTTAATGTATGCGGCGTTAAGAGCAAAAAAAACAGGCGCACGTTTAGCCTTACTTCATGTTGTTGAACCTGCCGATTTTCATCACTGGACAGCTATTTCACAATTGATGCAACAAGAGAATAGAGAAAAAGGCGAACAGGTTTTATTAAGAAAAGCTGAACAAATTGAAGAAATTCATGGGTTAATGCCAATTTTTTATTTACGTGAAGGAAATCCAGCAGAGGAAATTCTTAAAGTTATAAATGAAGAAAATAATCAAATATCTATTCTTGTTTTAAGAGCTGCAAGACACAATAAAGGACCAGGACTTTTAATTACAACATTAAGTAATAAATTGATTAGTCAGCTTCGAATTCCTTTAACTATTGTACCAGCTAATCTTTCAAAAACGGATATTGAACGCATTACTTAA
- a CDS encoding TIGR02186 family protein yields MSFKNALKAEPLVADISTHLIAITTGFSGDKLLLFGAVDGEGDIVIIIRGPTSDTIVRKKEQILGIWVNRHSVAYQNIPSFYSIASTKPVIEFMNESLRRQYQIGLDQINLNVTEGEQDIEFQKALLRNKEKKNLYLAEPAKVIFLGNQLFRAEVFFPSNVPTGNYLVDVMLVRNNEIVGAFSTPLFVSKVGFSAAVYDWAHQQSALYGIASIIIAVCAGSISYFIFRRK; encoded by the coding sequence ATGAGTTTTAAGAATGCTTTAAAAGCAGAACCTTTGGTTGCGGATATTTCAACACATCTAATTGCGATTACAACAGGATTTAGTGGCGATAAACTTTTATTATTTGGTGCTGTTGATGGGGAAGGCGATATAGTTATCATTATTCGTGGTCCAACATCAGATACAATTGTACGCAAAAAAGAACAAATATTAGGGATATGGGTCAATCGCCATAGTGTTGCATACCAAAATATACCAAGTTTTTATTCGATTGCTAGTACAAAACCCGTGATTGAATTTATGAATGAAAGTTTGCGTCGTCAATATCAAATTGGGTTAGATCAAATTAATTTAAATGTTACTGAAGGTGAACAAGATATTGAATTTCAAAAAGCTTTGTTACGAAATAAAGAAAAGAAGAATCTTTATTTAGCAGAGCCTGCAAAAGTTATTTTTCTTGGTAATCAGCTTTTTAGAGCAGAAGTTTTTTTTCCTTCAAATGTGCCTACAGGTAATTATCTTGTTGATGTTATGTTGGTACGCAATAATGAAATTGTTGGTGCATTTAGTACACCATTGTTTGTAAGTAAAGTTGGATTTAGTGCTGCTGTTTATGATTGGGCACATCAACAATCAGCTTTATATGGGATAGCTTCAATTATAATTGCTGTTTGTGCAGGGAGCATTTCATATTTTATTTTTAGAAGAAAGTAA
- a CDS encoding sulfite exporter TauE/SafE family protein — translation MQIYLPIAEISVNILAILAIGCSVGILSGIFGVGGGFLLSPLLIFVGIPPVVAVATQANQVIATSVSGVLNHWSRGNVDFKMGSILLVGGFIGSSFGVWVFSLLRTLGQIDLVIGLLYVFLLGIIGLLMLFESTRDWWRHYSKKTQIIKTIYGLSWGEKLPFKIQFKKSELHISVLLPLIIGALVGFLGAIMGIGGSFLLIPAMIYVLGMPTIMVVGTSLFQIIFVTANVTFLQALANQSVDIFLAIILIIGGVIGVQIGSRLGSKIPSQQLKILLALLILLVCSQLAYGLIATPSDLYSISTIAL, via the coding sequence ATGCAAATTTATTTACCAATAGCTGAAATTTCTGTTAACATTCTTGCAATTTTAGCTATTGGGTGTTCTGTTGGTATTTTATCTGGAATTTTTGGTGTTGGAGGTGGTTTTCTTTTATCTCCTTTATTAATTTTTGTAGGTATACCTCCTGTTGTTGCTGTTGCAACTCAAGCTAATCAAGTTATCGCAACATCTGTATCTGGCGTATTAAATCACTGGTCGCGTGGAAATGTGGATTTTAAGATGGGGTCCATACTTCTTGTAGGTGGATTTATAGGGTCTAGTTTTGGTGTTTGGGTTTTTTCTTTACTGCGAACTCTTGGTCAAATTGATTTAGTGATAGGATTACTTTATGTATTTCTTTTGGGAATTATTGGTCTTTTAATGCTTTTTGAAAGTACCCGAGATTGGTGGCGCCATTATAGTAAAAAAACCCAAATTATTAAAACTATCTATGGATTATCATGGGGAGAAAAATTACCGTTTAAGATCCAATTTAAAAAATCAGAATTACATATTAGTGTTTTATTGCCTTTAATTATTGGAGCTTTAGTTGGATTTTTAGGGGCTATTATGGGAATTGGTGGATCTTTTTTACTAATTCCTGCTATGATTTATGTGTTGGGTATGCCTACGATTATGGTTGTGGGAACATCACTTTTCCAAATTATTTTTGTGACAGCAAATGTAACTTTTCTACAGGCTCTTGCTAACCAATCAGTTGATATATTTTTAGCAATTATTTTAATTATAGGTGGTGTTATAGGTGTTCAGATTGGAAGCAGATTAGGTTCTAAAATTCCCAGCCAACAATTAAAAATTCTTTTGGCTCTTTTAATTCTTTTAGTATGTAGTCAATTAGCCTATGGATTAATTGCAACTCCAAGTGATCTATATTCTATTTCAACTATAGCTTTATGA
- the trpS gene encoding tryptophan--tRNA ligase, with product MIKRILSGIQPTGNLHLGNYLGAIHQWVKLQNDATCLFCIVDMHAITNWQDPSQLKQQVREMVAAFIACGIDVKRHIIFNQSQVPAHAQLAWVLNCVARVGWLDRMTQFKEKAGKNRENASVGLYTYPNLMAADILLYHTTHVPVGEDQKQHLELARDIAQKFNNDYNINFFPLPEPLIQSATPRVMSLRDGKKKMSKSEESDYSRINLTDNADTIVLKLRKAKTDPLPIAGNDILDEHKKIKSIIIEERPEMVNLLKIYAALDDKPLDKILEQFAGKQFSDLKKELADLMVEKIIPIGKTLSELLADISYIDDILSEGKKRAMDLAAPIWSAVEDIVGFLKIR from the coding sequence ATGATAAAACGGATCTTATCGGGTATTCAACCCACAGGTAATTTACATTTAGGTAATTATTTAGGAGCAATTCATCAATGGGTTAAACTACAAAATGATGCGACGTGTCTTTTTTGTATTGTAGATATGCATGCTATTACAAATTGGCAGGATCCAAGTCAATTGAAACAACAAGTACGGGAAATGGTTGCAGCTTTTATTGCTTGTGGCATTGATGTTAAACGTCATATTATTTTTAATCAAAGCCAGGTACCAGCTCATGCTCAACTTGCTTGGGTTTTAAACTGTGTAGCAAGGGTAGGATGGCTTGACCGTATGACACAATTTAAAGAAAAAGCAGGCAAAAATCGTGAAAATGCCAGTGTGGGCCTTTACACCTATCCTAATTTGATGGCTGCAGATATTTTGCTTTATCATACAACACATGTACCTGTTGGAGAAGACCAAAAACAACATCTTGAACTTGCCCGAGATATTGCTCAAAAATTTAATAATGATTATAACATTAATTTTTTTCCTTTACCTGAACCTTTAATTCAAAGTGCGACCCCTAGGGTCATGAGTTTACGTGATGGTAAAAAAAAGATGAGCAAATCAGAAGAATCTGATTATAGTAGAATAAATTTGACAGATAATGCCGATACAATAGTTCTTAAACTTCGTAAAGCAAAAACAGATCCTTTACCGATTGCGGGTAATGACATTTTAGATGAACATAAAAAAATTAAATCCATAATAATTGAAGAAAGACCTGAAATGGTCAATCTTTTAAAAATTTATGCTGCGCTTGATGATAAACCTTTAGATAAAATTCTTGAACAATTTGCAGGAAAACAATTTTCTGATTTAAAAAAAGAATTAGCTGATCTTATGGTAGAAAAGATTATACCAATTGGTAAAACTTTATCCGAATTATTAGCGGATATTTCTTATATAGATGATATTTTAAGCGAAGGAAAAAAACGGGCTATGGATTTAGCGGCGCCAATTTGGTCAGCTGTGGAAGATATTGTTGGATTTTTAAAAATCAGGTAA
- the glnD gene encoding [protein-PII] uridylyltransferase yields MNNKKILSYQDALGKQYLKKIFAKRNICKLLDESLQSKNFIFSLKNYLTIINTEIKKLFFEKKINGSAAIYIHAYKIDYLILYILKIAEQRFNKNNIKTINSNLIVIAVGGYGRSELAPFSDIDLFFITHGKQDNFCKEFIKIILYTLWDIGLKISHFVGSEDEYFIKAKTDFVLRTTFLHNRYLWGNKVFYKKFLKNFVTNYTNESKLIFIQEKHLERENKNLSIKLSYHYLQPNVKEIKGGLRDLQRILWIAEWFYKIKYLDKLQEKLLLNEAEIILYKKSYNFLWTIRCYLHYVANHAEDRLLFNWQQDIANYLGYKTTKKTTAVKKFMKDFFLLVYKTENLFDIFNATLETTYKLKFLSENLSFGLFQRKINQFYIDGKYLGIDPEDILIKNPIMLWELFLTAHEHNLKVHPRNLRFLMENFTKIKRRNSQDKQIKNLFLNILTSKKSPNKTLKLLTVTGILSKFIPEFYNAVGQMQYDTYHHYTVDEHTLKAIDILQKIMIGNFQRSEPLVTELASKISLRRVLYLAVFLHDIAKGYQKDHSEMGADIAQTLGPTFGFSASETEILVWLVRYHLLMSNIAFKRDIDQPETIIHFASFVQSLEKLRLLFILTVVDISAVGPNVWNTWKYDLLSTLYYRTELYLTGGFINQHLNLKKMLNNLDVIDGLNFLKKEKEYIEYFINNIPDAYWLSLSKDMFKKHLPVFIKACQNSHQITVEKFIDKLKDVTEIMICASDCQGFFARVAGIIASLGASVVEARIFTLANGMVFDIFSIQDAEGKVFDHPDRLNRILQSLEKFDESSFKMLPTKSFHNSLLKAQKLFTIEAGVFIDNETHILHTIVEVTASDRPGLLYALTSTITNLNLQIVHAKIATYGTRAVDVFYLKDHFGLKIEDKLRLDSLYAHLHQAIIGME; encoded by the coding sequence TTGAATAATAAAAAAATTCTTTCATATCAAGACGCATTAGGTAAGCAATATTTAAAAAAAATTTTTGCTAAGCGAAATATATGTAAATTATTAGATGAGTCACTTCAAAGTAAAAATTTTATATTTTCTCTTAAAAACTATTTAACAATAATTAACACAGAAATAAAAAAACTTTTTTTTGAAAAAAAAATTAATGGTTCTGCAGCAATTTATATTCATGCTTATAAAATAGATTATTTAATTTTATACATTTTAAAAATAGCAGAACAAAGATTTAATAAAAATAATATTAAAACTATAAATTCAAATCTTATTGTTATAGCAGTTGGGGGATATGGCCGCTCAGAACTTGCACCTTTTTCGGATATTGATTTATTTTTTATTACACATGGCAAACAAGATAATTTTTGTAAAGAATTTATAAAAATTATTCTTTATACATTGTGGGATATAGGTTTAAAAATAAGCCATTTTGTTGGTAGTGAAGATGAATATTTTATCAAAGCTAAAACAGATTTTGTTTTACGTACAACTTTTTTACACAATAGATACTTGTGGGGTAATAAAGTCTTTTATAAAAAATTTTTAAAAAATTTTGTTACTAACTATACAAATGAATCAAAGTTAATTTTTATTCAAGAAAAGCATTTAGAAAGAGAAAATAAAAATTTATCAATTAAATTATCTTATCATTATTTGCAACCTAATGTAAAAGAAATAAAAGGTGGGTTGCGTGATTTGCAGCGTATATTATGGATAGCAGAGTGGTTTTATAAAATAAAATATTTAGATAAACTGCAAGAAAAATTACTTTTAAATGAAGCCGAAATAATATTATATAAGAAATCATATAATTTTCTGTGGACAATTCGTTGTTATCTACATTACGTGGCAAATCATGCCGAGGATAGACTTCTTTTTAATTGGCAGCAGGATATTGCTAATTATTTAGGTTATAAAACGACCAAAAAAACAACTGCAGTAAAAAAATTTATGAAAGATTTTTTTCTCCTAGTGTATAAAACAGAAAATTTATTTGATATTTTTAATGCAACCTTGGAAACAACGTATAAATTAAAATTTTTATCAGAAAATTTATCATTTGGTCTTTTTCAAAGAAAAATAAATCAATTTTATATTGATGGTAAATATTTGGGTATTGATCCAGAAGATATACTAATTAAGAATCCAATTATGTTATGGGAATTATTTTTAACAGCGCATGAACATAATCTTAAGGTACATCCAAGAAATTTGCGTTTTCTTATGGAAAATTTTACTAAAATTAAAAGAAGAAACAGTCAAGATAAGCAAATCAAAAATCTTTTTTTAAATATTCTTACATCAAAAAAATCACCTAATAAAACTTTAAAGCTTTTAACTGTTACAGGTATTTTAAGTAAATTCATCCCCGAGTTTTATAACGCAGTGGGACAAATGCAATATGATACATACCATCATTATACAGTTGACGAACATACACTAAAAGCTATTGATATATTACAAAAAATTATGATAGGAAATTTTCAAAGGTCCGAACCTTTGGTTACAGAACTAGCAAGTAAAATTTCTTTACGCCGTGTTCTTTATTTAGCAGTTTTTCTTCATGATATTGCTAAGGGATATCAAAAAGATCATTCAGAAATGGGGGCAGATATAGCCCAAACTTTGGGACCTACTTTTGGCTTTAGTGCAAGTGAAACTGAAATTTTGGTATGGCTTGTACGCTATCATCTTTTAATGAGTAATATTGCCTTTAAAAGGGATATTGACCAACCCGAAACGATTATTCATTTTGCTTCATTTGTTCAATCATTAGAAAAATTAAGATTACTTTTTATTTTAACTGTTGTCGATATATCTGCTGTAGGCCCAAATGTGTGGAATACATGGAAATATGATCTTCTATCTACGCTTTATTATCGAACAGAATTATATTTAACGGGAGGTTTTATCAATCAACATTTAAATTTAAAAAAAATGTTAAATAATTTAGATGTTATTGATGGGTTAAATTTCTTAAAAAAAGAAAAAGAGTATATAGAGTATTTTATAAATAACATTCCTGATGCTTATTGGTTGTCTTTATCAAAAGATATGTTTAAAAAACATTTACCTGTTTTTATTAAGGCATGTCAAAATAGTCATCAAATAACTGTTGAAAAATTTATTGATAAACTGAAAGATGTAACAGAAATAATGATTTGTGCATCAGATTGCCAGGGTTTTTTTGCTCGGGTTGCTGGTATTATAGCATCTTTAGGTGCTTCAGTTGTTGAAGCAAGAATTTTTACATTAGCTAATGGAATGGTTTTTGATATCTTTTCAATTCAAGATGCTGAAGGAAAAGTTTTTGATCATCCAGATAGGTTAAATAGGATTTTACAATCACTTGAAAAATTTGATGAATCTTCTTTTAAAATGTTACCTACAAAATCTTTTCATAACTCTCTATTAAAAGCCCAAAAACTTTTTACGATAGAAGCGGGAGTTTTTATTGATAATGAAACGCATATTTTGCATACTATAGTAGAAGTTACAGCTTCTGATAGACCTGGTCTTCTTTATGCTTTAACTTCTACTATTACAAATCTTAATTTACAGATAGTTCATGCTAAAATTGCAACTTATGGAACACGAGCGGTTGATGTATTTTACCTTAAGGATCATTTTGGATTAAAAATAGAGGATAAATTACGCTTAGATTCTTTATATGCTCATTTACACCAAGCTATTATAGGAATGGAATAA